One part of the [Synechococcus] sp. NIES-970 genome encodes these proteins:
- a CDS encoding hypothetical protein (conserved hypothetical protein) — protein sequence MNSPIKSVKNICGLLALTLGTMVPTAAFAGHSNVVLHTVMDGASEVPAEGSMSRGIVGDPNGTGHGYVFGIDGDPTTLCYVITVDKIQLVPVGEGMAAHIHEGAADENGPVVAALAGPEDGDAADCLTEGEEGKFPDGEEGIVQRILNNPEDFYINVHNPEFPGGAIRGQLGPIESHSHEMDMDEMDMMDMDDEMGM from the coding sequence ATGAATAGTCCAATTAAAAGTGTGAAAAATATCTGTGGTCTCCTTGCTTTGACCCTCGGAACCATGGTCCCCACGGCTGCTTTTGCCGGTCACTCTAATGTTGTTTTACATACGGTGATGGATGGAGCATCAGAGGTTCCAGCCGAAGGCTCCATGTCAAGAGGAATAGTTGGTGATCCCAACGGGACGGGCCATGGCTATGTTTTTGGGATTGATGGCGATCCGACAACGCTCTGCTATGTGATTACCGTTGACAAGATTCAACTCGTACCAGTGGGAGAAGGCATGGCAGCCCACATCCATGAAGGGGCAGCTGATGAAAATGGCCCTGTTGTGGCAGCTCTGGCTGGCCCTGAAGATGGCGATGCCGCAGATTGCTTAACGGAAGGGGAAGAAGGTAAATTCCCTGATGGCGAAGAGGGCATTGTCCAACGGATTTTGAACAACCCCGAAGATTTTTATATTAATGTTCATAACCCAGAGTTTCCAGGCGGAGCAATCCGAGGACAACTCGGCCCTATCGAAAGCCATTCCCATGAAATGGATATGGATGAAATGGACATGATGGATATGGACGACGAAATGGGTATGTAA
- a CDS encoding hypothetical protein (conserved hypothetical protein) has translation MTPENMGTERLLPQQIVCLAAGDRRLYSAVIQYIEPQGNYWIRPLCLVNGSPSPIPLHRTADIIVPADQVRAVFDTEILNYWTALYDDSGKYDDNFLGRQLLQDFLHSLDWSGEKSAFGDSL, from the coding sequence ATGACTCCTGAAAATATGGGTACAGAACGTCTTTTGCCTCAGCAAATTGTCTGTTTGGCGGCTGGCGATCGCCGTTTATATAGTGCCGTGATCCAATACATTGAACCCCAAGGAAACTACTGGATCCGTCCCCTCTGTCTCGTGAATGGCTCTCCCTCACCGATCCCCCTCCACCGCACCGCTGACATCATTGTTCCGGCCGATCAAGTCCGGGCAGTCTTTGATACAGAGATCCTGAACTATTGGACGGCCCTTTATGACGATTCTGGGAAATATGACGACAACTTCTTGGGGCGGCAATTACTCCAGGATTTTTTGCATAGCCTCGATTGGTCTGGAGAAAAATCTGCTTTTGGTGACTCTCTGTAA
- a CDS encoding ABC-type transport protein: protein MTVAVAIDHLQKSYGTIQAVKDVSFTVEQGTIFGLLGPNGAGKTTTIRCLCTLAQPDGGTIEVCGVSALKQPKQVRQRLGYVAQEVAIDKILTGRELLNLQAALYHLPKSFIPQRVDQLLNALGLTDYADQKTGTYSGGLRKRLDLAAGLLHQPDVLVLDEPTVGLDIESRVVVWDFLRQLRAAGTTVIITSHYLEEIDALADRLAIIDQGKVIANGTPNELKDKVGGDRITLRIEEFASAQTAEQAKQVVAALDFVESVIINVSQGNSLNLVVNAQGNYLSTIEQTIQRAGLPIFSLSQSRPSLDDVYLAATGKTLMDAEIEAASKRDLKKEKKQQMKG from the coding sequence ATGACTGTTGCGGTTGCCATTGACCACCTCCAGAAAAGCTACGGCACCATCCAAGCGGTAAAGGATGTTTCCTTCACGGTAGAACAGGGGACAATTTTCGGCCTTTTGGGGCCCAATGGTGCGGGTAAAACCACGACCATTCGCTGTCTCTGTACCCTTGCTCAACCGGATGGCGGCACCATCGAAGTCTGCGGTGTTTCGGCCCTAAAGCAACCCAAACAAGTGCGACAGCGGCTTGGCTATGTGGCCCAAGAAGTGGCGATCGACAAAATCCTCACCGGGCGAGAACTCCTTAATTTGCAAGCGGCCCTCTATCATTTGCCTAAAAGTTTTATCCCCCAACGGGTCGATCAACTGCTCAACGCCCTGGGTCTAACAGATTATGCCGATCAAAAAACAGGGACTTATTCTGGCGGTTTGCGCAAGCGCCTAGATCTGGCAGCGGGTCTACTCCATCAGCCGGATGTCTTAGTGCTCGATGAACCAACCGTGGGCCTCGATATCGAAAGTCGGGTGGTGGTTTGGGATTTTCTTCGACAATTGCGGGCGGCAGGAACAACTGTCATTATTACAAGCCATTATCTCGAAGAAATCGATGCCCTTGCCGATCGCCTCGCCATCATTGACCAAGGGAAGGTGATCGCGAACGGCACCCCCAATGAGCTCAAAGACAAAGTCGGGGGCGATCGCATTACCTTACGTATCGAAGAATTTGCCTCAGCTCAAACCGCCGAACAAGCAAAACAGGTGGTTGCGGCCCTCGATTTTGTCGAAAGTGTGATTATCAATGTTTCCCAGGGTAATTCTTTAAATCTCGTGGTCAATGCCCAAGGAAACTACCTAAGTACCATTGAACAAACAATTCAAAGGGCGGGATTACCCATTTTTAGCCTGAGTCAATCGCGGCCTAGTTTAGATGATGTTTATCTAGCGGCCACGGGTAAAACGTTGATGGATGCGGAGATTGAAGCGGCCAGTAAACGGGATCTCAAAAAAGAAAAAAAGCAGCAAATGAAAGGCTAA
- the hggT gene encoding homogentisate geranylgeranyl transferase gives MKSSVSPPISRPNFLASLWEFSRPHTIIGTSLSVWALTLLAVTPETFTGSYGWAVLGAWVTCLAGNVYIVGLNQLTDIDIDKINKPHLPVAAGYFSRKTGWWIVWFCGGLALVLSAASGLWLGVTVWVSLAIGTMYSLPPVRLKRFPLLAAMCIFTVRGVVVNLGLFAHFQAILQNPVVITPTVWLLTGFIVVFTVAIAIFKDVPDLEGDRQYQITTFTLLLGKKCIFQLSLGIILACYMAMILGGMFLETDLNPPLFIGAHVLLGGLLWWRSRGVNLEQKEDITDFYQFIWKLFFLEYLLFPLAHWL, from the coding sequence GTGAAATCTTCCGTCTCTCCGCCTATTTCTCGTCCAAACTTTCTGGCTTCCCTATGGGAATTTTCCCGACCCCACACGATTATTGGCACAAGTCTCAGCGTTTGGGCCTTGACTCTATTGGCAGTCACGCCAGAAACTTTCACTGGGAGCTATGGCTGGGCGGTGTTGGGGGCTTGGGTCACTTGCTTGGCCGGAAATGTCTATATTGTCGGTTTAAATCAGCTCACAGACATTGACATCGACAAAATCAATAAACCCCATTTACCCGTAGCGGCGGGGTATTTTTCCCGGAAAACGGGCTGGTGGATTGTGTGGTTTTGTGGCGGTCTGGCGCTGGTGTTGAGTGCGGCGAGTGGCCTCTGGCTCGGGGTGACTGTATGGGTGAGTTTAGCAATTGGGACAATGTATTCCCTGCCACCAGTGCGGTTAAAGCGCTTTCCCCTATTGGCGGCGATGTGCATTTTTACGGTGCGGGGGGTGGTGGTCAACCTCGGCTTATTTGCCCATTTTCAGGCGATATTACAAAATCCTGTGGTGATCACACCGACGGTTTGGCTCCTAACGGGGTTTATTGTGGTGTTCACGGTGGCGATCGCCATTTTTAAGGACGTGCCTGATCTAGAAGGCGATCGCCAATATCAGATCACCACCTTCACGCTTCTGTTAGGCAAAAAATGCATCTTCCAACTGTCCCTCGGCATTATTTTGGCTTGCTATATGGCCATGATCTTGGGTGGCATGTTTCTGGAGACAGATTTAAATCCACCACTCTTTATCGGTGCCCATGTTCTCCTGGGGGGGCTATTATGGTGGCGCAGTCGCGGGGTTAACCTAGAACAAAAAGAAGATATTACCGACTTTTATCAATTCATTTGGAAGCTTTTTTTCTTAGAATATCTCCTCTTTCCCCTGGCCCACTGGCTCTAA
- a CDS encoding hypothetical protein (conserved hypothetical protein) translates to MRPVLYLAITSHGFGHAVRVSAVAAQVQKLLPDVLLVFVTTAPHWLIRSYVQGDFIQREKHLDVGVIQADSFSMDYGATLEKLQEIRRRSPQIIADEVNFLRLNRAQLVLADVPPLAIPIAHGADIPCWCMSNFGWDFIYRAWGGEFMPEADWITDLYRQGDRLFRLPLYEPMADFPNHTDVGLTGGDPRHDLGTLRSQFDLTHPKEKTILLSFGGLGFAGMPYEALAQFPDYQFISFDRNAPDLANLRKIADNHYRPVDFMPLCDRIVSKPGFSTYAEALRLDLPIVTLPRDDFAEGPVLIDNLKQYGAHQILDPVQFAQGNWDFLREAPQPPQGNQPISKTGTEAIAQAIVEFLST, encoded by the coding sequence ATGCGTCCGGTTCTCTATTTAGCGATTACGAGCCACGGCTTTGGTCACGCGGTGCGGGTGTCAGCAGTGGCGGCCCAGGTGCAAAAATTATTGCCCGATGTGCTTTTAGTTTTTGTGACAACGGCTCCCCATTGGCTAATTCGGAGCTATGTGCAGGGAGATTTTATCCAGCGGGAAAAACACTTGGATGTGGGGGTGATTCAAGCCGATAGTTTCTCAATGGACTACGGCGCAACCTTAGAAAAATTACAGGAAATCCGTAGGCGATCGCCCCAAATTATTGCCGATGAGGTGAACTTTTTACGGTTAAATCGTGCCCAGCTTGTCCTCGCTGATGTGCCGCCCCTGGCAATTCCCATTGCCCATGGTGCCGATATCCCCTGTTGGTGCATGAGTAATTTTGGCTGGGATTTCATTTACCGGGCTTGGGGCGGAGAATTCATGCCTGAAGCCGATTGGATTACGGATCTTTACCGCCAGGGCGATCGCCTATTTCGTTTACCGTTATACGAGCCCATGGCCGATTTTCCGAACCACACTGATGTGGGTCTCACGGGCGGAGATCCGCGCCATGACTTAGGGACATTGCGCAGTCAGTTCGACTTAACCCATCCCAAAGAAAAAACAATTCTCCTGAGTTTTGGCGGCCTCGGTTTTGCTGGGATGCCCTATGAGGCTCTGGCTCAATTTCCCGATTACCAATTCATTAGTTTCGACCGTAATGCCCCGGATTTAGCAAATCTCCGCAAAATTGCCGACAACCATTATCGGCCAGTGGACTTTATGCCCCTGTGCGATCGCATCGTTTCCAAACCAGGCTTCAGCACCTATGCCGAGGCGCTGCGTTTAGACTTGCCCATCGTGACCCTCCCCCGGGATGATTTTGCCGAAGGGCCAGTGCTCATCGACAACCTGAAACAATATGGTGCCCACCAAATTTTAGATCCAGTACAGTTTGCCCAAGGGAATTGGGATTTTCTGCGGGAAGCGCCCCAACCCCCCCAAGGAAATCAACCCATCAGTAAAACAGGCACTGAGGCGATCGCCCAGGCGATCGTTGAATTCCTCAGCACCTAA
- a CDS encoding hydrolase, alpha/beta fold family domain protein: MGSVVRNSRLRLNQGQIFWRETGQGEAIAFIHREYSDGSQWLDFFESFGKDYHCFAPDLMGFGDSDPAASPQSIQWQSEILAAFFNHLNLKKIYLIGDSLGAWVAARHTLDYPDQIQGLILLAPIGFEAQSKADYLFAKLLLLPIPILPWLLKILFPLGRLIGLGQQIQKVLNYRQQLLASPASRRLLFQRHASEIQAEYLGHDLSQITAPTLILSDNPNTDQARLYAQRVRQAQVMTIEHQSEAIALIRDWLQQQRS; the protein is encoded by the coding sequence ATGGGATCTGTTGTTCGAAATTCTCGCCTACGTTTAAATCAAGGTCAAATCTTTTGGCGAGAAACAGGACAAGGGGAGGCGATCGCCTTTATTCACCGAGAGTATAGTGACGGCAGTCAATGGTTAGATTTTTTTGAAAGCTTTGGGAAAGATTATCATTGCTTTGCACCAGATCTCATGGGCTTTGGGGATTCTGACCCAGCGGCCTCTCCCCAATCAATTCAATGGCAGAGCGAAATTTTAGCAGCATTTTTTAATCACTTAAACCTGAAAAAAATTTACCTCATTGGGGATTCTCTCGGGGCTTGGGTTGCGGCCCGTCATACGCTAGATTATCCAGATCAAATTCAAGGGCTGATTCTACTTGCCCCCATTGGATTTGAGGCACAGTCTAAAGCAGATTATTTATTCGCTAAACTCCTGTTATTGCCGATTCCCATCTTGCCTTGGTTGCTCAAAATATTATTCCCCCTAGGAAGATTAATCGGCCTGGGCCAACAGATCCAAAAAGTTTTAAACTACCGACAACAACTATTAGCATCCCCAGCCAGCCGGCGGCTTTTGTTCCAACGTCATGCCAGTGAAATTCAGGCGGAATATTTAGGTCATGACTTATCTCAAATTACAGCGCCCACATTGATTCTGAGTGACAACCCGAACACTGACCAGGCGAGGCTCTATGCCCAGAGAGTTCGCCAAGCACAGGTGATGACCATTGAACATCAATCAGAGGCGATCGCCTTAATTCGAGATTGGTTACAGCAGCAGCGCTCTTAG
- the acsF_2 gene encoding magnesium-protoporphyrin IX monomethyl ester aerobic oxidative cyclase (oxygen-dependent), with protein MVSTVNTTSGVEELRPGVKVPAKETILTPRFYTTDFDEMAKMDLSVNEEEMEAIIEEFRVDYNRHHFVRDESFDISFDHIQGETRQLFIEFLERSCTAEFSGFLLYKELGRRLKDKNPLLAEGFNLMSRDEARHAGFLNKAMTDFNLSLDLGFLTKSRSYTFFKPKFIFYATYLSEKIGYWRYIKIYRHLEKNPQDQIYPIFKFFENWCQDENRHGDFFDALMKTQPSILNDWKARLWCRFFLLSVFATMYLNDTQRHGFYESIGLNAREFDKEVIWETNNTAGRVFPIVLDVEKPEFYDRLETCVKNGEKLREIDASDAPAPVKLLKKLPAYLSNAVQFISLYLMKPIRVDQLAGTVR; from the coding sequence ATGGTAAGCACTGTTAACACAACTTCTGGAGTAGAGGAACTGCGCCCCGGCGTGAAGGTTCCGGCGAAGGAAACCATCCTCACCCCCCGCTTTTACACCACCGACTTCGATGAAATGGCGAAGATGGACCTCTCCGTCAACGAAGAAGAAATGGAAGCGATCATCGAAGAATTCCGCGTGGACTACAACCGTCACCACTTCGTCCGGGATGAATCCTTTGACATCTCCTTTGACCACATCCAAGGGGAAACCCGGCAACTGTTTATCGAATTCTTGGAGCGTTCCTGCACCGCTGAATTTTCTGGCTTCCTGCTCTACAAAGAATTAGGCCGTCGCCTCAAGGATAAAAACCCCCTCCTCGCTGAAGGATTTAACCTGATGTCTCGGGATGAAGCCCGCCACGCTGGTTTCCTCAACAAGGCGATGACGGACTTTAACCTCTCCCTTGATCTTGGCTTCCTCACCAAGAGCCGTAGCTATACATTTTTCAAGCCGAAGTTTATCTTCTACGCCACCTATCTCTCTGAAAAAATCGGTTATTGGCGTTACATCAAGATTTACCGTCACCTTGAAAAGAACCCCCAAGATCAGATCTATCCGATCTTCAAGTTCTTTGAAAACTGGTGCCAAGATGAAAATCGTCACGGTGATTTCTTTGATGCGCTAATGAAGACCCAGCCCAGCATCCTCAACGACTGGAAAGCGCGCCTGTGGTGCCGTTTCTTCCTGTTGTCTGTGTTCGCGACCATGTACCTCAACGATACCCAACGTCATGGGTTCTATGAGTCGATCGGTTTAAATGCGCGGGAATTTGACAAAGAAGTAATTTGGGAAACCAATAACACCGCTGGCCGGGTATTCCCGATTGTTCTCGATGTGGAAAAGCCTGAATTCTACGATCGCCTGGAAACTTGTGTGAAAAATGGTGAGAAACTGCGGGAAATTGACGCAAGCGATGCCCCTGCGCCTGTGAAGTTGTTGAAGAAGTTGCCCGCTTACCTCTCCAATGCGGTCCAATTTATCAGCCTCTACCTGATGAAGCCGATCCGTGTCGATCAGCTGGCTGGCACAGTCCGCTAA
- a CDS encoding inositol monophosphatase family protein produces the protein MVDGLFWTDILTFAADTSHRIGAELTEKFGKLTAVRKADGSLVTEADQWSDREISRAIAQAFPDHGILSEETSHIFPGNDWCWIIDPIDGTTNFTRGIPIWGISLGLLYKGTPVFGYVHFPWLRQSFHGYWYGDSGLTGPTGAFCNGEAIRTSDDEPSLNHIFNLCARSTAVAAQPDFPCKIRLMGVASYNVLIVAAGAALGGVEATSKIWDLAAVWAIIQAAGGTIETLEPNPMFPLTVGKDYGDRPFPCLTASRPELIEVFRPWVQFIGDQVCEKYGL, from the coding sequence ATGGTTGATGGATTATTTTGGACAGACATTTTGACCTTTGCGGCGGACACAAGTCACCGGATTGGGGCAGAATTGACGGAAAAATTTGGGAAACTCACGGCGGTGCGCAAAGCAGATGGCAGCCTAGTCACCGAAGCGGATCAGTGGTCTGACCGAGAAATTAGTCGGGCGATCGCCCAAGCCTTTCCTGACCATGGCATCCTCAGCGAAGAAACGAGCCATATTTTTCCTGGGAATGATTGGTGTTGGATTATCGACCCCATCGACGGCACTACGAATTTCACCAGGGGTATTCCCATTTGGGGCATTTCTCTCGGCTTGCTCTATAAAGGGACACCGGTGTTTGGCTATGTCCATTTCCCCTGGTTACGCCAATCTTTTCATGGTTACTGGTACGGAGATTCTGGCTTGACTGGGCCAACCGGAGCGTTTTGCAATGGCGAAGCGATCCGCACCAGTGATGATGAACCGAGCCTCAATCATATTTTTAATCTCTGTGCTCGCAGTACTGCTGTGGCGGCCCAACCGGATTTTCCCTGCAAAATTCGCCTGATGGGGGTTGCCAGCTATAACGTGCTGATCGTCGCAGCGGGAGCGGCTCTAGGGGGTGTGGAAGCCACCTCGAAAATTTGGGATTTGGCAGCGGTTTGGGCAATTATCCAAGCAGCGGGGGGCACCATTGAAACCTTAGAGCCGAACCCGATGTTCCCCCTAACGGTCGGGAAAGACTATGGCGATCGCCCTTTTCCCTGTCTAACCGCCAGCCGCCCTGAGTTGATTGAGGTGTTTAGACCCTGGGTGCAGTTTATCGGCGATCAGGTGTGCGAAAAATACGGATTGTAA
- a CDS encoding hypothetical protein (conserved hypothetical protein) produces MSGQQDHYETLLAAYSDRQRAIALLTHHRPYLSLVPSIRRPDESLLVIPLPVVRLLDPEAPKTLILPTDLAILTCDPEWQIKLDTEIMVFIHRPGETFSELLLRWRHTQVYLDQDYEWLMPESESHMVSSVPAQVHPLFVVLPTTPQHITKGLTGARLPFVHPEAMGLGAEIVPEVLATEP; encoded by the coding sequence ATGAGTGGACAACAGGATCATTATGAGACCCTTCTAGCGGCCTATAGTGACCGACAGCGGGCGATCGCCCTCTTGACCCACCATCGCCCTTATCTTTCCTTGGTGCCCAGTATCCGCCGCCCAGATGAGAGTTTGCTCGTGATCCCGTTGCCAGTGGTGCGCTTATTAGATCCTGAGGCTCCAAAAACTTTGATTTTGCCGACGGATCTGGCCATTTTGACCTGTGATCCGGAGTGGCAAATAAAGCTGGATACGGAAATTATGGTGTTTATTCACCGCCCTGGGGAGACCTTTTCGGAGCTGCTATTGCGTTGGCGGCATACCCAGGTTTACCTAGATCAAGACTATGAATGGTTGATGCCAGAATCTGAATCCCACATGGTGAGCAGCGTCCCGGCCCAGGTGCATCCACTGTTTGTGGTGCTGCCCACCACCCCCCAGCACATTACCAAAGGTTTAACGGGGGCGCGCTTGCCCTTTGTCCATCCAGAAGCCATGGGTTTGGGGGCAGAAATAGTACCGGAAGTTTTAGCAACAGAACCTTAG